In bacterium, a single genomic region encodes these proteins:
- a CDS encoding carboxypeptidase, whose amino-acid sequence MPRATLRRPRLLAAAFLLAGAAAASAQNVAVVLDTAIVTEHTVTIKGQRVPYRAIVGNQPVWDADGKPIASLFYVYYERSDVRDRSTRPLVISFNGGPGSASVWMHIGYTGPRFVAVDEEGFPIQPYGIRENPHSILDVADIVYVDPVNTGFSRIVGGADRSQFFGVNEDIAYLARWIDTFVSRYGRWTSPKFLIGESYGTTRVAGLVRRLQSSHWMFFNGVILVSPTNLGIERDGPVGDALKLPYYTATAWYHKALEPDLQSRDLEELLPEVERFTIDELIPALARGGSLEPARRAEIARRIARYSGLSERVVLQHNLRVPTSFFWKELLRDRSATVGRLDSRYKGMDRADAGERYDYDPALTSWNHSFTPAINHYLREVLGYKTDLQYWMFGPVHPWNRSGDQTGENLRQAMAENPFLHLFVQSGYYDGGTPYFDAKYTLWNMDPSGRLQNRIRFKGYRSGHMMYLRQEDLATANDDLRDFIRWATVQPGVKAAY is encoded by the coding sequence ATGCCTCGCGCGACCCTGCGCCGTCCGCGGCTGCTCGCCGCGGCGTTCCTGCTCGCCGGTGCGGCCGCCGCGTCCGCGCAGAACGTGGCGGTCGTGCTGGACACCGCGATCGTCACGGAGCACACCGTCACGATCAAGGGCCAGCGCGTGCCGTACCGCGCCATCGTCGGCAACCAGCCCGTGTGGGATGCGGACGGCAAGCCCATCGCGTCGCTGTTCTACGTCTACTACGAGCGCAGCGATGTCCGCGACCGCAGCACCCGGCCGCTGGTGATCTCGTTCAACGGCGGCCCCGGCTCCGCGTCCGTGTGGATGCACATCGGCTACACGGGCCCCCGGTTCGTGGCGGTGGATGAGGAGGGCTTCCCGATCCAGCCGTACGGCATCCGCGAGAACCCGCACTCCATCCTCGACGTGGCGGACATCGTCTACGTGGACCCGGTCAACACGGGCTTCTCGCGCATCGTGGGCGGAGCGGACCGCTCGCAGTTCTTCGGCGTCAACGAGGACATCGCCTATCTCGCCCGCTGGATCGACACCTTCGTCTCTCGCTACGGCCGCTGGACCTCGCCCAAGTTCCTGATCGGCGAGAGCTACGGCACCACGCGGGTGGCCGGGCTGGTGCGCCGGCTCCAATCCTCGCACTGGATGTTCTTCAACGGCGTGATCCTCGTCTCGCCGACGAACCTCGGCATCGAGCGCGACGGGCCGGTGGGCGATGCGCTCAAGCTGCCGTACTACACCGCGACGGCGTGGTACCACAAGGCGCTCGAGCCGGACCTCCAGAGCCGGGATCTCGAGGAGCTGCTGCCCGAGGTGGAACGGTTCACCATCGACGAGCTGATCCCCGCGCTCGCGCGCGGTGGCTCGCTGGAGCCCGCGCGGCGCGCCGAGATCGCACGGCGCATCGCCCGGTACTCGGGCCTCTCGGAGCGGGTGGTGCTCCAGCACAACCTGCGAGTGCCCACCAGCTTCTTCTGGAAGGAGCTGCTGCGTGACCGGAGCGCGACCGTCGGCCGGCTGGACTCGCGGTACAAGGGAATGGACCGCGCCGATGCCGGCGAGCGTTACGACTACGACCCCGCGCTCACGTCCTGGAACCACTCGTTCACGCCGGCGATCAACCACTACCTGCGCGAGGTGCTGGGCTACAAGACGGACCTCCAGTACTGGATGTTCGGGCCCGTCCATCCGTGGAACCGGAGCGGCGACCAGACGGGCGAGAACCTGCGCCAGGCGATGGCGGAAAACCCGTTCCTCCACCTGTTCGTGCAGTCCGGCTACTACGACGGCGGGACGCCCTACTTCGACGCGAAGTACACGCTGTGGAACATGGACCCCTCCGGCCGGCTGCAGAACCGCATTCGCTTCAAAGGCTACCGGAGCGGCCACATGATGTACCTCCGACAGGAGGACCTCGCGACGGCCAATGATGACCTGCGCGATTTCATCCGCTGGGCCACGGTGCAGCCGGGGGTGAAGGCGGCGTATTGA